A section of the Enterobacter sp. C2 genome encodes:
- the exoX gene encoding exodeoxyribonuclease X, which yields MLRVIDTETCGLQGGIVEIASVDVIDGQIVNPMSHLVRPDRPISHQAMAIHRITEEMVAGQPWIEEILPHYLGSSWYVAHNASFDRRVLPEMPGEWICTMKLARRLWPGIQYSNMALYKSRKLNVQTPPGLHHHRALYDCYITAALLIDIMETSGWTPDQMATITGRPALMTTFTFGKYRGKAVSEIADRDPGYLRWLYNNLERMSPELRLTLKHYLDEN from the coding sequence ATGTTACGCGTAATCGATACTGAAACCTGTGGCCTGCAGGGCGGCATCGTTGAAATTGCTTCGGTGGATGTCATCGACGGTCAGATTGTGAACCCGATGAGCCACCTTGTGCGTCCGGATCGCCCTATCAGCCATCAGGCGATGGCCATCCACCGCATCACCGAAGAGATGGTCGCCGGTCAGCCGTGGATCGAAGAGATACTGCCCCACTACCTGGGCAGCAGCTGGTACGTGGCGCACAACGCCAGTTTCGACCGCCGAGTGCTGCCGGAGATGCCCGGAGAGTGGATTTGCACCATGAAGCTGGCCCGTCGCCTGTGGCCGGGGATCCAGTACAGCAACATGGCGCTCTACAAGTCGCGTAAGCTGAACGTACAGACGCCGCCCGGACTGCATCATCACCGAGCGCTGTATGATTGCTATATCACCGCCGCGCTGCTGATTGACATCATGGAAACCTCAGGCTGGACGCCGGATCAAATGGCGACGATTACCGGTCGCCCTGCCCTGATGACGACCTTTACCTTTGGCAAATATCGCGGCAAAGCGGTATCCGAGATCGCCGACCGCGATCCGGGCTACCTGCGCTGGCTGTACAACAACCTGGAGCGCATGAGTCCCGAACTGCGGCTGACGTTAAAGCACTATCTCGACGAAAACTAG
- a CDS encoding DNA polymerase III subunit theta, which translates to MKTNLALLPQDEMDKVNVDLAAAGVAFKERYNMPVIAEVVEREQPAHLRDWFRERLIAHRLASVSLSRLPYEPKIK; encoded by the coding sequence ATGAAAACCAATCTTGCACTTCTGCCTCAGGATGAGATGGACAAAGTTAACGTTGACCTGGCGGCCGCTGGCGTGGCCTTTAAAGAGCGCTACAATATGCCGGTTATCGCAGAGGTGGTGGAGCGCGAACAGCCCGCTCACCTGCGCGACTGGTTTCGCGAGCGGTTAATTGCTCATCGCCTGGCATCCGTGTCGCTTTCACGCCTGCCCTACGAACCTAAAATCAAATAA
- a CDS encoding YebW family protein, whose protein sequence is MVALVLFICYLDGGCDDIVIDVYNTEQQCLVSMEEQRIRHGGCYPVEDFVDGFWRPAQEFSDF, encoded by the coding sequence ATGGTCGCGCTGGTTCTCTTTATTTGCTACCTGGATGGTGGCTGCGATGACATCGTTATCGATGTATACAATACCGAACAGCAGTGCCTGGTCTCTATGGAGGAGCAGCGCATCCGTCACGGCGGCTGCTATCCGGTAGAGGACTTTGTCGACGGCTTCTGGCGACCGGCTCAGGAGTTTAGCGATTTTTAA
- a CDS encoding YebY family protein, translated as MKKSILTLLLLTCSVSALAAPQVITVSRLDVGKDKWAFNREEVMLTCRPGHALFAINPSTLVQYPLNDAAEQQVAKGENSGQPISTIQVDDPAKPGEKMSLAPFIERAETLC; from the coding sequence ATGAAAAAAAGTATTCTCACTCTTCTGTTACTCACCTGTTCGGTTAGTGCGCTGGCCGCACCGCAGGTGATCACCGTAAGCCGCTTAGATGTAGGTAAAGATAAATGGGCGTTTAACCGCGAAGAGGTGATGCTCACCTGCCGTCCCGGCCATGCGCTGTTTGCTATCAACCCCAGCACGCTGGTGCAGTATCCGCTCAACGATGCTGCGGAGCAGCAGGTCGCCAAAGGCGAGAACAGCGGCCAGCCCATCTCCACTATTCAGGTTGACGATCCCGCTAAGCCTGGGGAAAAGATGAGCCTTGCCCCATTTATCGAGCGTGCCGAAACGCTCTGCTAA
- the copD gene encoding copper homeostasis membrane protein CopD — protein MLALCYVGLRFIHFLTLMLVFGSTAFAHWLADPTIRPALQRRFMPMQRGALALAFFSALLMFAVQGGMMGSGWHDVWQPDIWLAVSETQFGSVWLWQIILALAALLLGFMYQQGRVLLLVTAQLLLLANTGHAAMHEGATGVFTRLNYAVHLLCAAAWFGGLLPVLYCMQRVKTPSRLAAINSLMRFSRYGHLAVAGVLLSGIINALLIQGVVLSWHSSYGQLLLVKCALVLLMVMIALINRYVLVPRFRVQEAQARAAFIRMTQAEVVLGIVVLATVSVFATLEPF, from the coding sequence ATGCTCGCGCTTTGCTACGTTGGCCTGCGGTTTATCCACTTTCTGACCCTGATGCTGGTATTTGGCAGCACCGCGTTTGCACACTGGCTTGCCGACCCGACGATCCGCCCCGCGCTCCAGCGCCGTTTTATGCCTATGCAGCGTGGCGCGCTGGCGCTGGCGTTTTTCAGTGCGCTGCTGATGTTTGCCGTGCAGGGCGGTATGATGGGCAGCGGTTGGCACGACGTTTGGCAGCCAGATATCTGGCTGGCGGTAAGCGAAACGCAATTTGGTAGCGTCTGGCTGTGGCAGATTATTCTCGCGCTGGCAGCATTGCTGCTGGGCTTTATGTATCAGCAGGGGCGGGTGCTACTGCTGGTGACCGCCCAACTGCTGCTGCTGGCGAATACCGGCCATGCAGCGATGCATGAGGGGGCGACCGGGGTGTTTACCCGGCTTAATTATGCTGTTCATCTTCTGTGTGCCGCCGCCTGGTTTGGCGGTCTGCTGCCGGTGCTGTATTGTATGCAGCGGGTAAAAACGCCCAGTCGCCTGGCGGCAATAAATAGCCTGATGCGCTTCTCCCGTTACGGACATCTGGCGGTCGCAGGGGTTTTACTCTCCGGCATCATCAATGCGCTTCTTATTCAGGGCGTGGTGCTGTCATGGCACAGTTCATATGGCCAGCTGCTGCTGGTCAAATGCGCGCTGGTGCTGCTGATGGTGATGATTGCCCTGATAAACCGCTATGTGCTGGTGCCGCGTTTTCGTGTGCAGGAAGCTCAGGCGCGCGCGGCGTTTATCCGGATGACGCAAGCTGAAGTGGTTCTCGGCATTGTGGTGCTGGCAACGGTCAGTGTGTTTGCGACACTTGAACCTTTTTGA
- the yobA gene encoding CopC domain-containing protein YobA has product MGFTAKSSCRTLLLLASLAASPAVFAHAHLKHQYPAADASVTAAPQALTLNFSEGIEPKFSGVKVTGSQQQTVKIGAVKRNDNDKTQLIAPIEQALTPGEYTVEWHVVSVDGHKTQGSYRFSVK; this is encoded by the coding sequence ATGGGTTTTACCGCTAAGTCTTCCTGCCGCACGCTACTGCTGTTGGCCTCTCTCGCTGCCTCGCCTGCAGTTTTCGCGCATGCTCACCTGAAACATCAGTATCCAGCCGCCGATGCGAGCGTCACTGCGGCTCCCCAGGCGCTGACCCTCAATTTTTCCGAGGGCATTGAACCCAAGTTCAGCGGCGTAAAGGTAACTGGCTCGCAGCAGCAGACGGTAAAAATCGGCGCGGTAAAGCGTAACGACAACGATAAAACGCAGCTGATTGCGCCTATTGAACAGGCGCTCACGCCCGGTGAGTATACCGTAGAGTGGCACGTTGTCTCCGTTGACGGACATAAAACCCAGGGCAGCTACCGGTTTAGCGTGAAGTAA
- the rsmF gene encoding 16S rRNA (cytosine(1407)-C(5))-methyltransferase RsmF — MAHNAVYLPEEFLAQMRLAMPTHLSFDDFIAACQRPLRRSIRVNTLKISVAAFLDLVAPYGWQLTPVPWCEEGFWIEREDEEALPLGSTAEHLSGLFYIQEASSMLPVSALFADGNQPQRVMDVAAAPGSKTTQIAARMDNTGAILANEFSASRVKVLHANISRCGIRNVALTHFDGRVFGAALPETFDAILLDAPCSGEGVVRKDPDALKNWSVASNLEIADTQRELIDSAFHALRPGGTLIYSTCTLNRDENEAICHWLKARYSDAVEFLPLGDLFADATQALTPDGFLHVFPQIFDCEGFFVARLRKTASVEPLPAPGYKMGKFPFSPVKGRESAQIIQAAAASGLHWDDTLRLWQRDKELWLFPEQIEALIGKVRFSRIGIKLAETHNKGYRWQHEAVIALAGTDNPLAFELDPAEAEEWYRGRDIYPQAAIAHDEVIVTFQGQPLGLAKKVGSRLKNSYPRELVRDGRLFGSKA, encoded by the coding sequence GTGGCTCATAACGCTGTCTATCTTCCTGAAGAATTTCTTGCGCAGATGCGTCTGGCTATGCCGACGCATCTCTCCTTCGATGACTTTATTGCCGCCTGCCAGCGTCCGCTGCGCCGCAGCATTCGGGTCAACACGCTTAAAATCTCCGTGGCAGCGTTTCTGGATCTGGTCGCCCCCTATGGCTGGCAACTGACGCCGGTTCCGTGGTGCGAAGAGGGATTCTGGATCGAGCGTGAAGATGAAGAGGCGCTGCCGCTTGGCAGCACCGCCGAGCACCTCAGCGGACTGTTTTACATTCAGGAAGCCAGCTCAATGCTGCCGGTTAGCGCCCTCTTCGCCGACGGCAACCAGCCTCAGCGAGTAATGGACGTTGCCGCCGCGCCCGGGTCAAAAACCACCCAGATCGCCGCGCGGATGGATAACACCGGGGCGATCCTCGCCAATGAATTCTCCGCCAGCCGGGTGAAAGTTCTGCATGCCAATATCAGCCGCTGTGGGATCCGCAACGTGGCTCTGACCCACTTCGATGGTCGGGTATTCGGCGCGGCGCTGCCCGAAACCTTTGACGCTATCCTGCTGGACGCGCCCTGCTCCGGTGAAGGCGTGGTGCGTAAAGACCCCGATGCCTTGAAAAACTGGTCCGTTGCCAGCAATCTGGAGATCGCCGATACCCAGCGGGAGCTGATTGACAGCGCCTTTCACGCTCTGCGCCCCGGCGGGACGCTGATCTACTCAACCTGCACCTTAAATCGGGATGAGAACGAAGCGATTTGTCACTGGCTCAAGGCCCGCTACTCCGATGCGGTTGAGTTCTTGCCGCTGGGGGATCTGTTTGCCGATGCCACGCAGGCGTTGACCCCCGACGGCTTCCTGCACGTCTTCCCACAAATTTTCGATTGTGAAGGGTTCTTTGTGGCCCGACTGCGTAAAACGGCCTCGGTCGAGCCGCTGCCTGCGCCCGGCTATAAGATGGGTAAATTCCCTTTCTCGCCCGTTAAAGGCCGGGAGAGCGCCCAGATAATTCAGGCGGCAGCAGCCTCCGGGCTGCATTGGGACGACACATTACGCCTTTGGCAGCGTGATAAAGAGCTGTGGCTCTTCCCAGAGCAGATCGAAGCGTTGATCGGAAAAGTCCGCTTCTCGCGCATCGGCATTAAGCTCGCCGAGACACATAACAAAGGCTACCGCTGGCAGCATGAGGCGGTGATTGCCCTTGCCGGAACCGATAATCCGCTGGCCTTTGAGCTAGACCCTGCTGAAGCAGAAGAGTGGTATCGCGGCCGGGATATCTACCCGCAGGCGGCAATCGCGCATGACGAGGTGATTGTAACGTTCCAGGGGCAGCCCCTTGGTCTGGCAAAAAAAGTCGGCTCGCGCCTTAAGAACAGCTACCCTCGGGAGCTGGTTCGCGACGGTCGTCTGTTTGGTAGCAAAGCGTAA
- a CDS encoding YebV family protein yields MTKTTVRIGQFEIDDAELQGNEPGERTLRIPCSSDPDLCMQLDAWDADTSIPALLNGEQSVLYREHYDQQTDTWIMRLG; encoded by the coding sequence ATGACGAAAACTACCGTGCGCATTGGCCAATTTGAGATAGATGATGCTGAGCTGCAAGGCAATGAGCCAGGAGAGCGGACGTTACGCATTCCATGCAGCTCCGATCCCGATTTATGTATGCAGCTTGATGCCTGGGACGCTGATACCAGCATTCCGGCGCTGCTCAACGGCGAACAGTCCGTGCTGTACCGTGAACATTACGATCAACAAACCGATACCTGGATTATGCGCCTCGGCTGA
- a CDS encoding acyltransferase family protein yields MLRSPVRRPEIDNIKGLLIVLTVLAHSMELVPPQPQLMHFYNFIYIFHMPAFLFLSGYLSRGGTEFNATKVVTQLFIPFLLFNGVYEIAWFLQTGAASKYLINFAPCWILWFVFSLMCLRLLSPIMIAFKGSLALAVAIGVISSLFVYNGFVLSLSRTLVFLPYYIAGCLVWRYTAGELPLKLPGFALPTAVLFLGFCFYIAPSLNIVALYGNAPLAGTGMPPDEIIAIRLGYYVLSSLAVITVCIVAARFNWLRKLGENALYIYLWHGLLLKFVISNDLSWLSNSVPLLLIELLAMAVIITLLFSRQVVARFTRALFDKLQQMLLKKHTSENAG; encoded by the coding sequence ATGCTGCGCTCGCCAGTTCGTCGTCCTGAAATTGATAATATAAAAGGCTTGCTTATTGTTTTAACGGTGCTGGCACATTCCATGGAGCTAGTACCTCCCCAGCCGCAGCTGATGCATTTTTATAATTTCATCTATATCTTCCATATGCCAGCCTTTCTTTTTTTATCGGGCTATCTGTCCCGTGGCGGAACGGAGTTTAACGCCACAAAAGTGGTGACCCAGCTATTTATTCCTTTTCTTCTTTTTAACGGCGTATACGAAATCGCCTGGTTTTTACAAACCGGTGCGGCATCGAAATATCTTATCAACTTCGCGCCCTGCTGGATCCTGTGGTTTGTTTTTAGCCTGATGTGTCTGCGCCTGCTCTCGCCGATAATGATAGCCTTCAAAGGATCGTTGGCGCTGGCCGTGGCCATCGGGGTTATCTCATCCCTCTTTGTCTATAACGGTTTTGTGCTTAGTCTGTCACGCACGTTGGTGTTTTTGCCCTACTATATCGCTGGCTGCCTCGTCTGGCGCTATACGGCCGGAGAGCTACCGCTGAAACTTCCCGGCTTCGCCCTTCCTACTGCTGTGCTATTCCTTGGCTTTTGCTTTTATATCGCTCCCAGCCTGAATATTGTGGCCCTCTACGGCAATGCACCGCTGGCTGGCACAGGTATGCCACCAGATGAGATCATCGCTATTCGCCTTGGATACTATGTTTTAAGCTCGCTTGCAGTTATCACTGTATGTATCGTCGCGGCTCGCTTTAACTGGCTACGTAAGCTCGGAGAAAATGCGCTTTATATCTATTTATGGCACGGACTACTGCTCAAATTTGTCATCAGCAATGATCTATCCTGGCTGAGCAATTCAGTGCCGCTGCTCTTGATTGAGCTGCTTGCTATGGCAGTTATCATCACCCTGCTTTTTTCCCGTCAGGTTGTGGCTCGCTTTACGCGCGCGTTGTTTGATAAGCTTCAGCAAATGCTGCTAAAAAAACACACCAGTGAAAATGCAGGCTAA